From the genome of Deferribacteraceae bacterium V6Fe1:
TTCCTCACAAGACACTTTTCCAGCCCAAATTGCTGTTTCATAAATCTATAGCTTTCTTCTATTTTCCATCTCTTAAAATAAGATTTAATCCTAAAGTAAGCCTCCTTACTGCTACTTATGTGGCCTTCACATAAAAAATAAAGTTTATTCTTATTACCATGAAAGCTCACACTAATAACTGTAACTGCTCGATTGTTGTAGTAACATTTTGCATAACCATAAGAAATACCACCCTTCTTGTAACGCCTGTTTATTATACCATTGCAAATTTTATATACTGACATCTTCTCGCCCTTATATTCTAAATGCCTCTTACCTGTGCTCCTAATAACAAAATTTAAATCTTCTCGAAGAAGATATCTTAAAATTACTCCCCTGTCATAACCCCTATCAAATACAAATAAACCCTTATTTCGAAACTTATCTTTTAATTTATCCAGCATATTTAAGGTCTCTGTATTCTCACTTTTAAAGTCTTGAGATTTAGAACTATAAGCATCTAAATATAATGAAAATAAACGTTTGCTACTGGGGCTATAACACACTGCATGATTTAAATGGAAGCCATTAGCAATACGACCACTACTACCATCGTGGACTTTACCAATAAGCTCAAAGTTTCTACCATAATTGTGAACCAAATCTCCACCATCAATTGATATTATTAACCTGGAATCTGATTCTGTTTCTTTAAGTGCGTAATCAATATTATATGCATTTGAAATAGCAAGTAGATGTGAATAATTAAATGTATTTCTTTGCAACCGCTTTAATGTGTGTTTAATTCCACACTTCTCATTTAAATAACCAGATATGGCAGTAAGATTTAAACTGCGAGTAGCAAAACAACCTGAAATAATCTCAAGAATATACTTTTGTTGCGGCTTTGTGAGATAATCATGAAGGTTTCTTGTAGTGTTTAACATTTTTCCCTTCACATTTTTAGTAATTTCACCTATCATAAACTGCCTCCATTTTGTTGTTATTGTTGCTTTTTTCGTTAAAATCATAATACAACATCTTGGAGGCATTATCAATTATAAATACCTGTCAAATAACATTTCTTATGTAAAAATGGGGTGATGCCAGTTTTTAGAAAATAATTAAAAATAAAATTATTTTATTAGGATTTAAAGCAAAATAGGATAATTTTTATTTGAGGTCTGCAACTTTCGTTATTTTAGTTGAAAAATAACCTTTCGGCTGTTAAAAGATGATATGAATAATAAAATTTTTACTTACAATATTGATGGAAAAAGTTTTGTAATATCAAACGGTGCTTTTGGCAGCGGTGAGCATGAAACAACAAAAGGCTGTCTTAGTTTGATTGAGCAGATGAATTTAAAAGATAAATCATTTTTAGATATAGGCTGTGGTACTGGGATACTTTCCATTGCAGCTTCCATTTGCGGTGCCAAACATGTTGTGGGTTTTGATATATCTTATAAGGCTTGTGTGACGAGCAAGTTAAATATTACGGCTAATAATCTAAATAATGTATATATTGCCTGTGGTGACAACAATTGTATCGAATCAAAATTTGATGTAATTGTGGCAAATATTTATGTGGATATAATTCTCAATTTACTCGAATATAATTTTCAAAGTTTAAAATCGGAAGGGGATCTTGTTTTATCAGGCATCCCCATTGAGGATGCCTATCTTGTTAAATCCAAGTATACAAATCGTGGGTTTAAGTTTAAAAGAGCCATTTATCATGATGATTTTGTGACAATGCTTTACAAAAAGTTATGATAATCTGTTTTTGTAGTCAAAATAGTCAAAGTCCTTTTGATATGTTATGTTATAATCTTTATCAAAGTAAATTATTGATGGAAGCTCTATCCCGTTAAATGTGGTATTTTTAACGAAAGAGTATAGTGCCATATCAAGCAGCACCAATCTGTCTCCAACTTTCAGCGGGTTATTGAACGAATAATTTCCTATAAAATCGCCTGCAAGGCATGATATCCCGCCGAGCCTGTAAGTATATTTATAGACGCCTGGTTTGTCCGCACCTATTATTTTTGGGGTATAAGGCATTGCCAAAACATCAGGCATGTGTGTTTCAGCCGAACAGTCAAGAATTGCTATTTCCATTCCGTTGTAAATGATATCAAGTACTTCAGTGACAAACACACCCGCATTAAGCACCACCGCTTCTCCTGGCTCAAGATAGACATCTAAATTGTTGTATTTTTTTCTAAAATTGTTAATCGTTTCAATTAATAAATCAACATCATAATCTTCGCGAGTTATGTGATGACCGC
Proteins encoded in this window:
- a CDS encoding transposase → MIGEITKNVKGKMLNTTRNLHDYLTKPQQKYILEIISGCFATRSLNLTAISGYLNEKCGIKHTLKRLQRNTFNYSHLLAISNAYNIDYALKETESDSRLIISIDGGDLVHNYGRNFELIGKVHDGSSGRIANGFHLNHAVCYSPSSKRLFSLYLDAYSSKSQDFKSENTETLNMLDKLKDKFRNKGLFVFDRGYDRGVILRYLLREDLNFVIRSTGKRHLEYKGEKMSVYKICNGIINRRYKKGGISYGYAKCYYNNRAVTVISVSFHGNKNKLYFLCEGHISSSKEAYFRIKSYFKRWKIEESYRFMKQQFGLEKCLVRKFESLKTILSLVSFCWNVLSQIEKDTIVSKLLENMAKREKFNSKGKVVCKFIYYRISDGLMNLLLSSKERLFRFREKIYESDKVCYFKLDYYFKIKEKRHRINELGKMKRKKSLLVA
- a CDS encoding 50S ribosomal protein L11 methyltransferase encodes the protein MNNKIFTYNIDGKSFVISNGAFGSGEHETTKGCLSLIEQMNLKDKSFLDIGCGTGILSIAASICGAKHVVGFDISYKACVTSKLNITANNLNNVYIACGDNNCIESKFDVIVANIYVDIILNLLEYNFQSLKSEGDLVLSGIPIEDAYLVKSKYTNRGFKFKRAIYHDDFVTMLYKKL